The following coding sequences are from one Natrarchaeobaculum sulfurireducens window:
- the ccsA gene encoding cytochrome c biogenesis protein CcsA, with the protein MIPDALTFGTLLIVVAAFASGLSAALLLYGYLTRSDEFQRLTLVASGVSTAALVAAHSYLTYLFVVGDYTYAYVWENSAEYLSLLYRVTGVYANHEGSILFWATLTAVVATWTVYSSHFEGRGSRLVQSISLAIVATFAAMLTTQSPFTPIDVAYPDTPAGFVPPDGDGLNPLLIDPWMAIHPPITFAAYALLIVPFALGIVHFVSRFRGEASVFDEWLPSMLQWLRISWLLLTASIVFGGIWAYGVLGWGGFWSWDPVETAVLIPWLGLTAALHAANRYETSGEYSIFAPAAAALIFPLVIFATTVVRSGVFRSVHSFAAGGIGTGILFLLAVTGTLAIVLPFAYWFLEAGDPDRPADEPWLSRRTVYHGAVLSFAVLAFISIWGLSFPVLRNAATGVEVSVGQDHYNLWSYPVVVFMLLAGGLYALLDMRRRRLAIGATAAVAVVTIAAAFVTPSANWFLSDPSAHDPAVYRIVGNASVLSIVPPAVFFAVTWTVRYVDRVRGVPSRAFKLRETGIVLIHVGGAVLIVAVSFVYLFSTSASVAVVGVADATDNPEPIVEEVPDSEYTVEVTNYDSVEEPTIQDAARSPAEMLAVSEEVSLVRGEITEIDTIENTDVARLDDSDVWLASSDASTSFEEGTEVIARGNVFDGESLATDADAYVYTDADNKGTVSDPPEDVHEPRMVSHEVDITVYEGDEKVAEGSIAEQEYLRSEMNTNDALIERGITGDTYVVGQVSEGGASITIDTYPLANQIWTGVGLMLVGITALIVGDSRFRKR; encoded by the coding sequence ATGATACCGGATGCACTCACGTTTGGAACACTACTGATCGTCGTCGCCGCGTTCGCAAGCGGCCTGTCGGCGGCGTTACTGCTGTATGGCTATCTCACCCGGAGCGACGAGTTCCAGCGGCTCACGCTCGTCGCCTCGGGGGTCTCAACAGCGGCACTGGTCGCCGCTCACAGTTACTTGACCTACCTCTTCGTCGTCGGTGACTACACGTACGCCTACGTGTGGGAGAACTCGGCGGAGTACCTGTCGCTTCTGTACCGGGTGACTGGCGTCTACGCGAACCACGAGGGATCGATCCTCTTCTGGGCGACGCTGACGGCCGTCGTCGCAACCTGGACTGTTTACTCGAGTCACTTCGAGGGACGGGGGTCGCGGCTCGTCCAGTCGATCTCGCTCGCGATCGTCGCGACGTTCGCAGCGATGTTGACGACCCAGAGTCCGTTTACGCCGATCGACGTGGCGTATCCGGACACGCCGGCAGGGTTCGTCCCGCCGGACGGCGACGGGCTGAACCCGCTGTTGATCGACCCGTGGATGGCGATTCACCCGCCGATTACGTTCGCTGCGTACGCGCTGTTGATCGTCCCGTTCGCGCTCGGGATCGTTCACTTCGTCTCGCGGTTCCGTGGTGAGGCGAGCGTCTTCGACGAGTGGCTCCCGAGCATGCTCCAGTGGCTGCGTATCTCCTGGCTGTTGTTGACGGCATCGATCGTCTTCGGCGGCATCTGGGCGTACGGCGTGCTCGGCTGGGGCGGCTTCTGGTCGTGGGACCCCGTCGAGACGGCCGTCCTGATCCCGTGGTTGGGACTGACGGCGGCGTTACACGCGGCCAATCGATACGAAACGAGCGGCGAGTACTCGATCTTCGCGCCGGCGGCAGCTGCCTTGATCTTCCCGCTGGTGATCTTCGCGACGACGGTCGTCCGCAGTGGCGTCTTCCGCAGCGTCCACTCCTTTGCGGCCGGCGGTATCGGGACCGGCATCCTGTTCTTACTCGCCGTCACCGGAACGCTCGCGATCGTCCTTCCGTTTGCCTACTGGTTCCTCGAGGCCGGCGATCCTGACCGACCGGCCGACGAACCGTGGCTCAGTCGGCGAACGGTCTATCACGGTGCCGTCCTCTCGTTTGCAGTACTCGCGTTCATCTCGATCTGGGGGCTGTCGTTCCCCGTGCTTCGCAACGCCGCGACGGGCGTCGAAGTGAGTGTTGGCCAGGATCACTACAACCTCTGGAGTTACCCGGTCGTCGTCTTCATGTTGCTTGCAGGCGGTCTCTATGCGTTGCTCGACATGCGACGGCGGCGGCTCGCCATCGGGGCGACGGCCGCGGTCGCCGTCGTGACGATCGCAGCGGCGTTCGTGACACCGTCGGCCAACTGGTTCCTGAGTGATCCGAGCGCACACGACCCGGCAGTCTACCGAATCGTCGGCAACGCGAGTGTCCTCTCGATCGTTCCGCCAGCGGTCTTCTTTGCGGTAACTTGGACCGTCCGCTACGTCGACCGCGTCAGAGGCGTCCCCTCTAGAGCCTTCAAACTCCGGGAGACGGGAATCGTCCTCATCCACGTCGGCGGTGCGGTCTTGATTGTCGCCGTCTCGTTCGTCTACCTGTTCTCGACGTCGGCGTCGGTTGCCGTCGTCGGGGTCGCCGATGCGACCGACAACCCCGAGCCGATCGTCGAGGAGGTTCCCGACTCGGAGTACACCGTCGAGGTCACGAACTACGACTCTGTCGAGGAGCCGACGATCCAGGACGCGGCCCGGTCGCCCGCGGAAATGCTCGCAGTCTCCGAAGAGGTCTCACTTGTCAGAGGGGAAATCACCGAGATAGACACCATAGAAAACACCGACGTCGCCCGTCTCGACGACAGCGACGTCTGGCTCGCGAGTTCCGACGCGTCGACGTCGTTCGAGGAGGGAACGGAGGTGATCGCCCGCGGAAACGTCTTTGATGGCGAGTCGCTCGCGACTGACGCCGACGCCTACGTCTATACCGACGCCGACAACAAGGGAACCGTCTCCGATCCGCCTGAGGACGTCCACGAACCGCGGATGGTTTCACACGAGGTCGACATCACGGTTTATGAGGGCGACGAGAAGGTCGCCGAGGGGTCCATCGCCGAACAGGAGTATCTTCGCTCCGAGATGAACACGAACGACGCGCTGATCGAACGTGGCATCACCGGCGACACGTACGTCGTCGGCCAGGTCAGTGAGGGTGGTGCATCGATTACCATCGACACGTATCCGCTCGCGAACCAGATCTGGACCGGCGTTGGGTTGATGCTCGTCGGGATCACCGCACTGATCGTCGGCGATAGTCGGTTCCGCAAGCGGTAA
- a CDS encoding DoxX family protein — translation MSTRTQNRLESDYGGITLEGRPHALSAWFVVALRLTMGGAFLGAGLGKFAFFAGEPFDASGYLMGAEGPVAGIYATMASNPAFMEFTNVVVPVTQVLIGLALITGAFVRLAALGGAMQMSMFYLGSWDVAGPLGFINSDFVYLVVFLAVAAFGAGRILGLDRYIEQLEVGGEALIDRYPKLRYLLG, via the coding sequence ATGTCAACCAGGACTCAAAATCGACTCGAAAGCGACTACGGTGGTATCACACTCGAAGGCCGGCCCCACGCACTGAGTGCGTGGTTCGTGGTCGCACTCCGGCTCACGATGGGGGGTGCGTTCCTGGGAGCGGGCCTCGGTAAGTTCGCGTTCTTCGCCGGAGAGCCGTTCGACGCGAGCGGCTACTTGATGGGTGCCGAGGGCCCCGTCGCTGGCATCTACGCAACGATGGCTTCGAACCCGGCGTTCATGGAGTTCACCAACGTCGTCGTGCCGGTCACGCAGGTTCTGATCGGACTCGCACTTATCACGGGCGCGTTCGTCCGATTAGCGGCGCTGGGCGGGGCGATGCAGATGTCGATGTTCTACCTCGGCAGCTGGGACGTCGCCGGCCCCCTCGGCTTCATCAACAGCGACTTCGTCTATCTGGTGGTGTTCCTGGCCGTCGCCGCCTTCGGCGCCGGACGCATCCTGGGTCTCGATCGGTACATCGAACAGCTCGAGGTCGGCGGCGAGGCACTGATCGATCGCTATCCGAAGCTTCGATACCTCCTCGGCTGA
- a CDS encoding heme exporter protein CcmB encodes MNRRYARVVYEVARKDLLVESRSKQTLNAAFVFSALIIVVFSFVFGEAVGEREVLARGALWLAVVFGGAVGMSHAVALEGKNEAIDGLLLVPVDRSAIYLGKVLSATVLITAIGTLSLAFVVVFLDYTFGLEALSSIMLVIVLAAVGFSAVGVLLSILMLHSQLQESLLPVLLVPLVVPIILAGTELTQPELAPEMTSAWLRILLAYDGLVLLAGWMTFEYVVED; translated from the coding sequence ATGAACCGTCGGTACGCCCGAGTCGTCTACGAGGTCGCCCGCAAAGACCTGCTCGTCGAATCGCGAAGTAAACAAACGCTCAACGCCGCATTCGTCTTCTCGGCGCTCATCATTGTCGTCTTCTCGTTCGTCTTCGGCGAGGCCGTCGGCGAACGCGAAGTCTTAGCCAGGGGTGCCCTCTGGTTGGCCGTCGTCTTCGGCGGTGCCGTCGGCATGAGTCACGCCGTCGCTCTCGAGGGGAAAAACGAGGCTATCGACGGTCTGTTGCTCGTCCCCGTCGATCGATCGGCGATCTACCTCGGAAAAGTCCTGAGTGCAACGGTGCTCATCACCGCCATCGGGACGCTGAGCCTCGCGTTCGTCGTTGTCTTTCTGGACTATACGTTCGGCCTCGAGGCACTGTCGTCGATCATGCTCGTGATCGTCCTCGCAGCGGTGGGCTTCAGCGCGGTCGGCGTGTTGCTTTCGATTCTCATGTTACACTCTCAGCTCCAGGAGTCGCTGTTGCCCGTGTTGCTCGTCCCGCTCGTCGTCCCCATCATCCTTGCCGGTACCGAACTGACCCAGCCTGAGTTGGCTCCGGAGATGACGTCGGCCTGGCTTCGAATCTTGCTCGCGTACGACGGGCTGGTGTTGCTGGCCGGCTGGATGACCTTCGAGTACGTCGTCGAGGACTGA
- a CDS encoding ABC transporter ATP-binding protein — protein MAVVSVSAVSKHFGAHVGVDDLSFELESGETAVLFGANGAGKTTLIRMLASLSRPTDGAIEIDDEPLVGGNASVRSQIGVVTHDTMLYEELTARENLRLHARLHGVDTDVCEALLETVGLADRGAERVSGFSHGMSKRVSLARALVHDPDFLLFDEPYTGLDQASLKRIADVLEDLDDCTVLASTHDLARGFRLADRLLFLNDGRLVDDAAADSFESVDEVIDRYDERCRGSVGSDVDRRSRTGVPR, from the coding sequence ATGGCAGTCGTTTCCGTCTCCGCCGTGTCGAAGCACTTCGGTGCCCACGTCGGCGTCGACGACCTCTCGTTCGAACTCGAGTCCGGCGAGACGGCCGTCCTCTTCGGCGCGAACGGGGCCGGTAAGACAACGCTTATACGCATGCTCGCCTCGCTGTCGCGTCCGACCGACGGGGCGATCGAAATCGACGACGAACCGCTCGTCGGCGGCAACGCGAGCGTCCGCTCTCAGATCGGCGTCGTCACCCACGATACGATGCTCTACGAGGAGCTCACTGCCCGCGAAAACCTCCGACTCCACGCTCGTCTCCACGGCGTCGATACCGACGTCTGTGAGGCCCTGCTCGAGACCGTCGGGCTGGCCGACCGTGGCGCAGAGCGCGTCTCCGGATTCTCTCACGGGATGAGCAAACGCGTCTCACTCGCACGGGCTCTGGTTCACGACCCCGACTTCCTGCTGTTCGACGAGCCCTACACCGGCCTCGATCAGGCGTCACTGAAACGGATCGCGGACGTGCTCGAGGACCTCGACGACTGTACCGTACTCGCGTCGACACACGATCTCGCACGTGGCTTTCGCCTCGCCGACCGGTTGCTGTTTCTGAACGACGGTCGGCTCGTCGACGACGCCGCGGCCGACAGCTTCGAGAGCGTCGACGAGGTCATCGACCGGTACGACGAACGCTGTCGTGGCTCCGTCGGCTCGGACGTCGATCGTCGCAGCCGAACGGGTGTCCCCCGATGA
- a CDS encoding cytochrome c biogenesis CcdA family protein: protein MEIPTLSVVFLAGVATILTPCCLPLLPPLLSGSVGHRLRPVAIISGSLLSFTALGLLVGAAGAISPETLRTPAFLAIVAFGAVMIDEDLYRTYSTYASRLSGSAAQRAAVFDEGKRPLGSAFSLGVLLGVIWLPCVGPVLGAVLAYAATTGAALESGFFLFVYGLGFSMPLLGVAYGSKIAGRSIGDRLGALGRDDVLRRSMGVILLISGVALLFEVDRILLSAL from the coding sequence ATGGAGATTCCGACATTGTCCGTCGTCTTTCTCGCGGGCGTGGCGACGATCCTGACGCCGTGTTGTCTCCCGCTGTTGCCGCCGTTGCTTTCGGGAAGCGTCGGCCACCGGTTGCGCCCCGTCGCGATCATCTCGGGGAGCCTGCTTTCGTTTACTGCCCTGGGGCTACTGGTCGGCGCTGCGGGTGCGATCTCGCCGGAAACGCTACGGACACCGGCCTTTCTTGCGATCGTCGCCTTCGGTGCGGTGATGATCGACGAAGACCTGTATCGAACGTACTCGACGTACGCCTCCCGACTCTCGGGATCTGCGGCACAACGGGCAGCCGTTTTCGACGAAGGAAAACGACCGCTCGGCTCGGCGTTCTCGCTCGGCGTCCTGCTGGGTGTCATCTGGCTCCCCTGCGTTGGGCCCGTCCTCGGTGCCGTCCTCGCCTACGCGGCGACGACCGGGGCCGCACTCGAGAGCGGGTTCTTCCTGTTCGTCTACGGCCTCGGCTTCTCGATGCCGCTTCTGGGCGTCGCCTACGGGAGCAAAATCGCGGGCCGGTCGATCGGAGACCGCCTCGGTGCGCTGGGGCGAGACGACGTGTTGCGCCGTAGTATGGGTGTCATCTTGCTCATCAGTGGCGTCGCGCTTCTGTTCGAGGTCGATCGAATCCTCCTCTCTGCACTGTAG
- a CDS encoding DUF411 domain-containing protein: MSLTRRRFCTFGAGLASIGLAGCLDRSSDEPEVEPDAESDVEGWTWTGSIPVDTAIQYHDSGCGCCVEYVEYLEEHGIDVTIEEVDDLAAVKTELSVPNELRSCHTTVFGDYLVEGHVPLEAVEAVFDNGDDESILGIAIPGMPQHAPGMGPPADEQLQVYSFTVDGETTEHVTV; encoded by the coding sequence ATGTCACTCACGCGACGGCGATTCTGCACCTTCGGGGCCGGTCTCGCTTCGATCGGACTCGCGGGCTGTCTCGATCGCTCGAGCGACGAACCGGAGGTCGAACCGGACGCCGAGTCCGACGTCGAGGGCTGGACTTGGACGGGATCGATCCCCGTCGATACTGCCATACAGTACCACGATTCTGGGTGTGGGTGCTGTGTCGAGTACGTGGAGTACCTCGAGGAACACGGCATCGACGTCACGATCGAAGAAGTCGACGATCTCGCCGCGGTCAAAACTGAACTGTCGGTGCCGAACGAACTCAGAAGCTGTCACACCACCGTTTTCGGCGACTACCTCGTCGAAGGCCACGTCCCGCTCGAGGCCGTCGAAGCGGTGTTCGACAACGGTGACGACGAGTCGATACTCGGGATCGCAATTCCAGGGATGCCCCAGCACGCACCTGGGATGGGCCCACCTGCCGACGAACAGTTGCAGGTGTATTCGTTCACCGTCGACGGCGAGACGACCGAGCACGTGACCGTCTGA
- a CDS encoding cytochrome c maturation protein CcmE domain-containing protein, with product MDRRVKVLVGGVGIVVLLAVLVTTTMGSSAEFVEPTDLAETDDHDGDFVKLEGRAVDLANDDEITFDVIDENHTKPVTYDGEMPETMSEGRIVVAEGVYDGEELTADELTVRAHEGEHPDDAGANESEHDGEMPSFEEYEDHPDYDEYEDQLEYDEYDEYDEYDEYDDAPDDDAAD from the coding sequence ATGGACAGGAGAGTGAAGGTGCTCGTCGGCGGCGTCGGGATCGTCGTTTTGCTGGCGGTTCTGGTGACAACCACGATGGGTTCGTCCGCCGAGTTCGTCGAACCGACCGATCTCGCCGAGACCGACGATCACGACGGTGACTTCGTCAAACTCGAGGGTCGCGCCGTCGACCTGGCAAACGATGACGAGATCACCTTCGACGTAATCGACGAGAATCACACCAAACCGGTGACGTACGACGGGGAGATGCCCGAAACGATGTCCGAAGGGCGGATCGTCGTCGCCGAAGGCGTCTACGATGGCGAGGAACTCACAGCGGACGAACTCACCGTGCGAGCCCACGAGGGTGAACACCCCGACGACGCCGGCGCTAACGAATCCGAACACGACGGCGAAATGCCCAGCTTCGAGGAGTACGAAGACCACCCCGACTACGACGAGTACGAAGACCAACTCGAGTACGATGAGTACGATGAGTACGACGAGTACGACGAGTACGACGACGCTCCTGACGACGACGCGGCCGACTAG
- a CDS encoding molybdopterin-dependent oxidoreductase: MIDRRLTLVIALLASGVSAVATSFAIYATSERFLVTSFNYIVLEFIPGWFISAVTQRFGELALELSMIFSGGVLSVILGALAVGGYTVAARFVPSYEEVGGFAVAALLIFVPAFLVVGVPGAVVPSAVVGAGVVTLFAVYPAPAEEFNTDRRTLVKSASAVVAFNVVAHGLGLVRRSQTQRSERELQERAQLLEVEHLRSEAEDGELEAEGIKPVVTDVDDFFKVDINPSPPSLDSGSWSLSITGLVEEELELDLDDVRSEEVVHEYKAIRCLSDAIDGDQLDTAIWTGVKLEDILEDASPEGEYAMLYGADEYFYSIPLDDLEESVLAFGMNGLELPEAHGYPVRVLVPDRWGKLHVKWLTDIEIIDEEEGGYWEERGWQGMGPVNAVTKIDRINRPDDRVQIVGHAYAGGRGVETVEVSVDGGDEWNEATLSDPLPNPDTVRQWVYEVDAADVGGQAEIYARTIDGEGTTQPEEEADPYPDGATGWAHRSISTD; the protein is encoded by the coding sequence ATGATCGATCGCCGGCTCACGCTCGTGATCGCCTTGCTCGCAAGCGGCGTCTCGGCCGTTGCGACCTCGTTTGCGATCTATGCGACCTCAGAACGGTTCCTCGTCACCTCGTTCAACTACATCGTCCTCGAGTTTATTCCCGGCTGGTTCATCTCGGCGGTCACCCAGCGATTTGGAGAACTCGCACTCGAGCTGAGTATGATCTTCTCCGGTGGCGTGCTCTCTGTGATTCTCGGTGCCCTCGCCGTCGGTGGATACACGGTCGCTGCGCGCTTTGTCCCGTCGTACGAGGAGGTTGGCGGCTTCGCGGTGGCGGCCCTCCTCATCTTCGTCCCTGCGTTTCTTGTCGTCGGCGTTCCCGGAGCCGTCGTCCCATCCGCGGTGGTCGGGGCTGGCGTCGTGACGCTGTTTGCTGTCTACCCGGCACCGGCCGAGGAGTTCAACACCGACCGACGCACGCTCGTGAAGTCGGCCTCCGCAGTCGTCGCGTTCAACGTCGTCGCTCACGGTCTCGGTCTCGTTCGTCGGAGCCAGACTCAACGGTCCGAACGAGAACTGCAAGAACGGGCACAGTTACTCGAGGTCGAACACCTCCGATCGGAAGCCGAAGACGGGGAACTCGAGGCTGAGGGCATCAAGCCGGTCGTCACCGACGTCGACGACTTCTTCAAGGTAGACATCAATCCGAGTCCGCCGTCGCTGGATTCGGGGTCGTGGTCGCTGTCGATCACCGGGCTGGTCGAGGAGGAACTCGAGCTCGACCTCGACGACGTCCGCAGCGAGGAAGTCGTCCACGAGTACAAGGCGATCCGCTGTCTGAGCGACGCCATCGACGGCGATCAGCTCGATACAGCCATTTGGACCGGTGTCAAACTCGAAGACATTCTCGAAGACGCCTCGCCGGAGGGAGAGTACGCCATGTTGTACGGCGCTGATGAGTACTTTTACTCTATTCCGCTCGACGATCTCGAGGAATCGGTGCTCGCGTTCGGGATGAACGGCCTCGAACTGCCCGAGGCGCACGGTTACCCGGTTCGCGTGCTCGTTCCCGACCGCTGGGGCAAACTCCACGTCAAGTGGTTGACCGACATCGAGATCATCGACGAGGAAGAAGGTGGCTACTGGGAGGAACGCGGCTGGCAAGGAATGGGACCAGTGAACGCAGTGACGAAGATCGACCGCATCAATCGTCCCGACGATCGAGTCCAGATCGTCGGCCACGCGTACGCTGGTGGGCGTGGCGTCGAGACGGTCGAGGTGTCAGTCGACGGTGGCGACGAGTGGAACGAGGCAACGCTCAGCGATCCGCTTCCGAACCCGGATACCGTCCGACAGTGGGTCTACGAGGTGGACGCTGCGGATGTCGGCGGGCAGGCGGAGATCTACGCCCGGACGATCGACGGGGAAGGAACCACTCAGCCCGAAGAAGAAGCGGACCCGTATCCGGACGGCGCGACCGGGTGGGCACACCGATCGATCAGTACGGACTGA
- a CDS encoding CcmD family protein — translation MDYLLLVAYGAIFLALVLYVLHLRSRLTEIEQRLEDVSTEYDLDSDD, via the coding sequence ATGGACTACCTGTTGTTGGTCGCGTACGGGGCTATCTTCTTGGCACTCGTTCTGTACGTCCTCCATCTGCGAAGCCGACTCACCGAGATCGAACAGCGCCTCGAGGACGTCAGCACCGAGTACGACCTGGATTCGGACGACTGA
- a CDS encoding cytochrome c biogenesis protein has translation MGSFERKTIALFRRLFRSSLSGYVALLTGLVSIGLVFGYASDSMYGVDHGINLIAYWHVPLALVGGLALTVTFAGCVLYLVTGTRFWEHLAHASGELGFIFATLTLVTGSAWGRVIWNTWWDWSDIRLVTFLFVWFIYAGYLIIYSGAGAGARVSRLASVYGVVGFVTVPISYASTRLWTARLHAPSVGNPDAEAAISAEVLLVSLVAILFLYVYLLGSRVRLHELTTRIDAMKTRHKRETYKSAEGD, from the coding sequence ATGGGTTCGTTCGAACGAAAAACGATTGCACTCTTTCGCCGGCTGTTCCGAAGTTCTCTATCCGGCTACGTGGCGTTACTGACCGGGCTCGTCTCGATCGGCCTGGTGTTCGGCTACGCCTCGGATTCGATGTACGGTGTCGACCACGGAATCAATCTCATCGCCTACTGGCACGTGCCGCTCGCGCTCGTCGGCGGACTCGCACTGACGGTTACGTTCGCGGGCTGTGTTCTCTATCTCGTGACCGGAACGCGGTTCTGGGAGCACCTCGCACACGCCTCGGGTGAACTCGGTTTCATCTTCGCGACGTTGACCCTCGTGACGGGCAGCGCCTGGGGGCGCGTAATCTGGAACACCTGGTGGGACTGGTCCGACATCCGGCTCGTGACCTTCCTGTTCGTCTGGTTCATCTACGCGGGCTACCTGATCATCTACTCCGGGGCGGGCGCTGGAGCCCGCGTGTCCCGACTTGCGTCCGTCTACGGCGTCGTCGGATTCGTGACCGTCCCGATCTCGTATGCGTCGACTCGACTGTGGACCGCACGACTCCACGCGCCTTCGGTGGGTAATCCGGACGCAGAAGCGGCGATTTCGGCGGAGGTGCTGTTGGTCTCGCTCGTCGCAATCCTGTTTCTCTACGTCTACTTGCTGGGCAGTCGCGTCCGGCTCCACGAGCTCACCACTCGCATCGACGCGATGAAGACCCGACACAAGAGAGAAACCTACAAATCGGCGGAGGGAGACTAG
- the hemE gene encoding uroporphyrinogen decarboxylase, with protein sequence MKDLFLQAARGERTERPPVWMMRQAGRYLPEYRELREDYTFLEAISTPEIAAEITLQPWERFQPDGIVMYSDILTVLEPLGFSYHLESGVGPVVENPVDSPADTHRERSDVRDELWYVGELLERLSAELGDDAATLGFTGGPFTLSCYVCQGQSSRSFMAVRRLRAEHPEAFERLLRAFTDVILEYVEFQVEAGADAIQLFDTYAGLLSPADYRRYLLSLHQEIVDAIDVPTIVFVRNVSGNLELLEETGADVVGLDWTVDLADAREELGDVAIQGNLDPALLYGEPDTVRERTRDVIAAAGDSGHILNLGHGVDRNVPVENVAAFFETAKNATR encoded by the coding sequence ATGAAAGATCTATTCCTCCAGGCTGCTCGCGGCGAACGAACCGAACGGCCGCCGGTATGGATGATGCGACAGGCCGGCCGATATCTTCCGGAGTATCGCGAGCTTCGCGAAGACTATACGTTCCTCGAGGCGATTTCGACGCCCGAGATCGCCGCCGAGATCACTCTCCAGCCCTGGGAACGGTTCCAGCCGGACGGAATCGTCATGTATTCGGACATTCTGACGGTCCTCGAGCCGCTGGGATTCTCCTATCACCTCGAGTCCGGTGTCGGCCCGGTCGTCGAGAATCCGGTCGACTCACCGGCTGATACGCACCGCGAACGCAGCGACGTCCGAGACGAACTCTGGTACGTCGGCGAACTGCTCGAGCGGCTCTCTGCGGAACTCGGTGACGATGCCGCGACGCTTGGCTTTACGGGCGGCCCTTTTACGCTCTCCTGTTACGTCTGTCAGGGTCAGTCCTCGCGGTCGTTTATGGCCGTCCGCCGACTCCGAGCCGAACACCCCGAGGCCTTCGAACGACTGCTACGAGCGTTTACCGACGTTATCCTCGAGTACGTCGAGTTCCAGGTCGAGGCTGGCGCGGACGCGATTCAGCTGTTCGACACCTATGCCGGCTTACTCTCGCCGGCGGACTACCGTCGATACCTCCTGTCGCTTCACCAGGAGATCGTCGACGCCATCGACGTTCCGACGATCGTGTTCGTCCGGAACGTCAGCGGGAACCTCGAGTTGCTCGAGGAAACCGGCGCCGATGTCGTCGGCCTCGACTGGACGGTCGATCTGGCGGACGCTCGGGAGGAACTCGGTGATGTCGCGATCCAGGGCAACCTCGATCCGGCGTTGCTCTACGGCGAACCCGACACCGTCCGCGAGCGAACGCGAGACGTCATTGCGGCCGCTGGCGACTCGGGACACATCCTCAATCTGGGCCACGGTGTCGACCGCAACGTCCCCGTCGAGAACGTCGCGGCGTTCTTCGAGACCGCGAAAAACGCGACGCGGTAG
- the hemH gene encoding ferrochelatase, whose translation METGIVLLNFGEPSEPDREVVLEYLTRIFFDNADLEDAASEEAAWERSRELAKRRLPSLMEEYEQIGGSPLQEQAAAQAAGIDERLSERGHDVSVFHAMQFMEPLITDIPAELAEAGIDSVIAVPIYPLCGPSTTVSAIDSLESAIEETDGYDPEFTAITGWHRVPTYNRLRAEGIREFVEAEGVDLEDPDTAFVFSAHGTPKKYLEEGSRYDKYVREHAEALANIAGIPEYEIGYQNHSNRGIEWTEPDTEDVVEGLEGEAERVIVEPMSFMHEQSETLVELDIDLREDADAVDLDLHRVPVPHDDPRFPTLLADTIEPFLSDLEPSYYQLRQCECRNEPGTYCYNAGLPPQ comes from the coding sequence ATGGAAACTGGTATTGTCTTGTTGAACTTCGGTGAACCGTCCGAGCCGGATCGTGAGGTCGTTCTCGAGTATCTGACGCGAATCTTCTTCGACAACGCCGACCTCGAGGACGCAGCGTCCGAAGAGGCAGCCTGGGAACGTTCTCGAGAGCTGGCAAAACGGCGACTGCCGAGTCTGATGGAGGAGTACGAGCAGATCGGCGGTTCGCCGCTGCAAGAGCAGGCAGCAGCCCAGGCGGCGGGGATCGACGAGCGACTGTCCGAACGCGGTCACGACGTGTCCGTCTTCCACGCGATGCAGTTTATGGAACCGCTGATCACGGACATCCCCGCCGAACTGGCCGAGGCCGGGATCGACTCGGTCATCGCCGTTCCGATCTATCCCCTGTGTGGCCCCTCGACAACGGTCTCGGCAATCGACTCGCTCGAGTCAGCGATCGAGGAGACCGACGGCTACGACCCCGAGTTCACCGCGATCACCGGCTGGCATCGCGTCCCCACGTACAACCGTCTCCGAGCCGAGGGGATCAGGGAGTTCGTCGAAGCGGAAGGAGTCGACCTCGAGGACCCCGATACGGCCTTCGTCTTCTCCGCCCACGGCACCCCGAAGAAGTATCTCGAGGAGGGCAGTCGGTACGATAAGTACGTCCGGGAACACGCCGAGGCCCTCGCTAACATCGCCGGCATCCCCGAGTACGAGATCGGCTACCAGAACCACTCGAACCGCGGGATCGAGTGGACCGAACCCGACACTGAAGACGTCGTCGAAGGACTCGAGGGCGAGGCCGAACGCGTCATCGTCGAGCCGATGAGTTTCATGCACGAACAATCCGAGACGCTCGTCGAACTCGACATCGACCTCCGCGAGGACGCCGACGCTGTCGACCTCGACCTCCATCGGGTGCCGGTCCCGCACGACGACCCACGGTTCCCGACGCTGCTCGCCGACACCATCGAGCCGTTCCTCTCCGACCTCGAGCCGTCGTACTACCAGCTTCGCCAGTGTGAGTGTCGCAACGAGCCAGGGACGTACTGCTACAACGCTGGCCTGCCGCCACAGTAA